From the genome of Onthophagus taurus isolate NC chromosome 5, IU_Otau_3.0, whole genome shotgun sequence, one region includes:
- the LOC139429867 gene encoding sodium- and chloride-dependent neutral and basic amino acid transporter B(0+)-like isoform X1 — protein MEVLLNNHKIGEMGEESNVVQLIIIYVFLGLPIFYTEIILGQYCQMGVLCFRDMLPIARGLPYVMVIVTFMDTIKYSIWLGDAMLYFLATFQRRLPWMYCPDLNKTVSDIYGNIRTCFDDKNLVNCSHSCLTQNDIISSRYYYRAIFLGISETETIKPIFPPVNRAVACCAAWIIIFIFVQAIFLRYKKILLIQVVLSSVGILMLCTGTISAGGGKTGISYLFKNIWTVFKYKKTWIKAISKVIDGLCLGQPFIMTTGAKFLPKQSITAIVIQFALLRSLLSSFCSLFYQSIIGMMVHKTKTDAQHTEMFQLPYEFLAFFITIPQGLGYLTVPQVWNMIYFSFYITVLLMNIVSRIAAIGSMITDVHSFILKYSKYLLAIYCMVSLIVGMLSIGEKHYLEACYFISYIICLLELFNVTYLSIMIYCVYGVTKLSDDIQFLTGSPPTKFWKLSWYILPFVLVYAFYEEFSNHVQVKREKVGIHYLINIIAILCMIPIPICWIIEVINHLRSRYLIGMFRSTDSWGPADPEERHKRLSFNPRLQTKYQSRSSTCNHHCFISYRGLQILQHEETRCREAFLNEFNSSGLPKKGERKGSIKRSVALDVLDHSK, from the exons ATGGAAGTTTTGTTAAACAACCACAAAATCGGAGAGATGGGGGAAGAATCAAACGTGGTCCAATTAATTATCATCTACGTCTTCCTTGGGTTGCCCATTTTTTACACTGAAATCATTTTGGGGCAATACTGCCAAATGGGGGTGTTATGTTTTCGAGATATGTTACCTATAGCGAGGGGATTACCTTACGTTATGGTGATAGTCACGTTTATGGATACGATTAAGTATAGTATTTGGCTTGGAGATGCGATGTTGTATTTTTTGGCGACATTTCAGAGGAGATTACCATGGATGTATTGCCcggatttaaataaaaccgttTCTGATATCTACGGGAATATAAGAACATGTTTCGACGACAAAAATTTGGTGAATTGCTCGCATTCTTGTTTAACACAAAATGATATCATATCATCGCGTTACTATTACAGAGCGATTTTTCTTGGAATATCCGAAACGGAAACAATAAAACCGATTTTTCCGCCGGTTAATAGAGCCGTTGCTTGTTGCGCCGCGTGGATTATTATCTTCATATTTGTCCAAGCAATATTTCTTcgatacaaaaaaatcttactcATCCAAGTTGTGTTATCTTCCGTGGGGATATTAATGTTATGCACGGGAACGATTTCCGCGGGTGGCGGAAAAACCGGGATTTCCTATCTATTCAAAAACATTTGGACcgtttttaaatacaaaaagacCTGGATTAAAGCGATTTCGAAg gTGATTGATGGATTGTGTTTGGGGCAACCCTTCATCATGACAACCGGAGCTAAATTTCTTCCGAAACAAAGCATAACTGCAATAGTGATTCAATTTGCTTTATTAAGAAGCCTACTTAGCTCTTTTTGCTCGTTGTTTTATCAATCGATAATCGGGATGATGGTGCATAAAACGAAAACCGATGCGCAGCACACTGAAATGTTTCAATTACCGTACGAGTTTTTGGCTTTTTTTATCACGATTCCTCAAGGATTGGGTTATCTCACCGTGCCTCAAGTGTGGAACATGATTTATTTCTCGTTTTATATCACCGTCCTCTTAATGAATATAGTTTCGAGGATCGCAGCGATTGGTTCAATGATAACCGACGTCCACAGTTTCATATTGAAATACTCCAAATATCTCCTTGCTATTTACTGCATGGTATCGTTAATAGTAGGGATGTTATCGATTGGggaaaaacattatttagagGCGTGCTACTTTATCAGCTACATCATCTGCTTATTAGAATTGTTTAACGTCACCTATTTATCGATAATGATTTATTGCGTGTATGGTGTAACGAAATTATCGGATGATATCCAATTTTTAACGGGATCCCCGCCGACGAAATTCTGGAAATTGAGTTGGTACATTTTACCCTTCGTCTTAGTCTATGcgttttacgaagaattcagtaaCCACGTTCAAGTGAAGCGAGAAAAAGTCGGGATTCACTACCTAATCAACATAATCGCTATTTTATGCATGATCCCAATTCCGATTTGTTGGATCATTGAAGTAATTAACCACCTGCGAAGTAGGTATTTAATAGGAATGTTTCGATCGACCGATTCTTGGGGACCCGCAGATCCCGAAGAACGACACAAACGATTATCTTTTAACCCCCGGTTGCAAACCAAATATCAGTCGAGATCTTCAACGTGTAATCATCACTGCTTCATCTCGTACAGAGGGCTACAAATATTACAGCACGAAGAAACTAGATGCAGAGAGgcgtttttaaatgaatttaattcgAGTGGTTTACCCAAAAAAGGTGAACGTAAAGGTAGTATTAAAAGAAGTGTCGCTTTGGATGTTTTAGATCattcgaaataa
- the LOC139429867 gene encoding sodium- and chloride-dependent glycine transporter 2-like isoform X2 produces MLCTGTISAGGGKTGISYLFKNIWTVFKYKKTWIKAISKVIDGLCLGQPFIMTTGAKFLPKQSITAIVIQFALLRSLLSSFCSLFYQSIIGMMVHKTKTDAQHTEMFQLPYEFLAFFITIPQGLGYLTVPQVWNMIYFSFYITVLLMNIVSRIAAIGSMITDVHSFILKYSKYLLAIYCMVSLIVGMLSIGEKHYLEACYFISYIICLLELFNVTYLSIMIYCVYGVTKLSDDIQFLTGSPPTKFWKLSWYILPFVLVYAFYEEFSNHVQVKREKVGIHYLINIIAILCMIPIPICWIIEVINHLRSRYLIGMFRSTDSWGPADPEERHKRLSFNPRLQTKYQSRSSTCNHHCFISYRGLQILQHEETRCREAFLNEFNSSGLPKKGERKGSIKRSVALDVLDHSK; encoded by the exons ATGTTATGCACGGGAACGATTTCCGCGGGTGGCGGAAAAACCGGGATTTCCTATCTATTCAAAAACATTTGGACcgtttttaaatacaaaaagacCTGGATTAAAGCGATTTCGAAg gTGATTGATGGATTGTGTTTGGGGCAACCCTTCATCATGACAACCGGAGCTAAATTTCTTCCGAAACAAAGCATAACTGCAATAGTGATTCAATTTGCTTTATTAAGAAGCCTACTTAGCTCTTTTTGCTCGTTGTTTTATCAATCGATAATCGGGATGATGGTGCATAAAACGAAAACCGATGCGCAGCACACTGAAATGTTTCAATTACCGTACGAGTTTTTGGCTTTTTTTATCACGATTCCTCAAGGATTGGGTTATCTCACCGTGCCTCAAGTGTGGAACATGATTTATTTCTCGTTTTATATCACCGTCCTCTTAATGAATATAGTTTCGAGGATCGCAGCGATTGGTTCAATGATAACCGACGTCCACAGTTTCATATTGAAATACTCCAAATATCTCCTTGCTATTTACTGCATGGTATCGTTAATAGTAGGGATGTTATCGATTGGggaaaaacattatttagagGCGTGCTACTTTATCAGCTACATCATCTGCTTATTAGAATTGTTTAACGTCACCTATTTATCGATAATGATTTATTGCGTGTATGGTGTAACGAAATTATCGGATGATATCCAATTTTTAACGGGATCCCCGCCGACGAAATTCTGGAAATTGAGTTGGTACATTTTACCCTTCGTCTTAGTCTATGcgttttacgaagaattcagtaaCCACGTTCAAGTGAAGCGAGAAAAAGTCGGGATTCACTACCTAATCAACATAATCGCTATTTTATGCATGATCCCAATTCCGATTTGTTGGATCATTGAAGTAATTAACCACCTGCGAAGTAGGTATTTAATAGGAATGTTTCGATCGACCGATTCTTGGGGACCCGCAGATCCCGAAGAACGACACAAACGATTATCTTTTAACCCCCGGTTGCAAACCAAATATCAGTCGAGATCTTCAACGTGTAATCATCACTGCTTCATCTCGTACAGAGGGCTACAAATATTACAGCACGAAGAAACTAGATGCAGAGAGgcgtttttaaatgaatttaattcgAGTGGTTTACCCAAAAAAGGTGAACGTAAAGGTAGTATTAAAAGAAGTGTCGCTTTGGATGTTTTAGATCattcgaaataa